One segment of Coffea arabica cultivar ET-39 chromosome 7c, Coffea Arabica ET-39 HiFi, whole genome shotgun sequence DNA contains the following:
- the LOC113699649 gene encoding nuclear transcription factor Y subunit B-7-like has translation MADERCGIGPNVPIKGSLENQCSLSSSSNTNNDNNNNNSSSSLSIATVIATYNHHNNNNSNNNNGSSSSCGNNSNNNKEQDRFLPIANVGRIMKKVIPGNGKISKDAKETVQECVSEFISFVTGEASDKCQREKRKTINGDDIIWAITTLGFEDYVTPLKQYLSKYRELEGEKLNVPKQQQQQQQQQQHHQRLQNHDQNPIMSPYHSVYSSTNLLSQPPFVPSDQPFALPFSQSSIQTQLPQQEHIDSVGHW, from the coding sequence ATGGCAGATGAGAGGTGCGGAATAGGGCCAAATGTGCCCATCAAGGGAAGCTTAGAAAATCAATGTTCATTGAGTAGCAGCAGCAACACCAACAATgataacaacaacaacaacagcagcagcagcttgTCGATCGCGACCGTGATCGCGACTTACAACCAccataacaataataatagcaACAACAATAatggcagcagcagcagctgtGGCAACAACAGCAACAATAACAAGGAACAGGATCGGTTTCTCCCGATCGCAAACGTTGGAAGAATTATGAAAAAGGTGATTCCAGGAAATGGGAAAATTTCAAAGGATGCAAAGGAAACGGTTCAAGAATGTGTATCAGAATTCATTAGCTTTGTCACTGGAGAAGCCTCAGATAAATGCCAACGCGAAAAGAGGAAGACCATCAATGGAGATGATATCATTTGGGCCATCACAACTCTTGGGTTTGAAGATTATGTAACCCCCTTAAAGCAATACCTTAGCAAATATAGAGAGTTAGAAGGAGAAAAGCTTAATGTTCCaaaacagcagcagcagcagcaacaacaacAGCAACACCACCAACGCCTACAAAACCATGACCAAAATCCAATTATGTCACCTTACCATAGTGTATATTCTTCAACAAATCTTCTCTCGCAGCCACCATTTGTTCCAAGTGATCAACCGTTTGCTTTGCCGTTTTCTCAAAGTTCAATTCAGACTCAATTACCACAGCAAGAACATATTGACTCCGTGGGacattggtaa
- the LOC113697856 gene encoding gibberellin 20 oxidase 2, which produces MDLSVSDLLLCPQLNPANDLKNEILVFDISILHKQANMPTQFLWPHQDLVGSQDELREPVINLEGFLKGDKEATVAAAHLVGAACINHGFFQVIKHGVDVDLIRAAHEHLDFIFNLPLAKKLDARREPGSVYGYSGAHAHRFSSKLPWKETLSFVYNHGNSHDLAVPNYFTSSFGKEFQETGLVYQKYCEAMEKLSLAILELLAISLGVERSHYRKFFEDGSSLMRCNFYPPCKEPGLTLGTGPHCDPTSLTILHQDQVGGLEVFANNQWRPIRPRPDAFVINLGDTFMALSNGRYKSCLHRALVNKESVRRSLAFFLCPKQDKVVRPPQDLIDREEQRKYPDFTWSDLQEFTQKHYRADVATLQSFIHYFLPTKRCN; this is translated from the exons ATGGATTTAAGTGTCTCAGATCTCCTCCTCTGTCCCCAATTGAACCCtgcaaatgatttgaaaaacgAAATCCTGGTTTTTGACATATCCATACTACATAAACAAGCAAACATGCCAACACAATTCCTCTGGCCTCATCAAGACTTGGTTGGCTCTCAGGATGAGCTAAGAGAGCCAGTCATAAACCTAGAGGGCTTCTTGAAAGGTGACAAGGAGGCAACTGTTGCTGCTGCTCACCTTGTTGGAGCTGCCTgtattaaccatggtttcttCCAAGTTATCAAACATGGTGTAGATGTGGATCTTATTCGAGCTGCACATGAACATCTGGATTTCATCTTCAATCTTCCGCTTGCTAAAAAGCTTGATGCTCGTAGGGAACCAGGCAGCGTTTATGGCTACTCAGGTGCCCATGCTCACCGGTTTTCGTCTAAATTGCCATGGAAGGAAACGTTATCTTTTGTGTATAACCATGGCAACAGCCATGACCTTGCTGTGCCTAATTATTTCACATCCTCCTTTGGGAAAGAATTCCAAGAAACCGG GTTGGTCTACCAAAAATATTGTGAGGCAATGGAGAAATTATCTCTGGCAATCCTGGAATTATTGGCAATTAGCTTGGGAGTAGAACGTTCCCACTACAGAAAATTCTTTGAAGATGGTAGCTCACTAATGAGGTGCAATTTCTATCCACCTTGTAAAGAACCAGGCCTGACTCTTGGAACTGGTCCCCATTGTGATCCAACTTCCTTAACCATTCTTCATCAAGATCAAGTTGGAGGCCTTGAAGTTTTTGCAAACAACCAATGGCGACCCATTCGACCTCGACCAGATGCATTTGTCATTAACCTTGGTGACACATTTATG GCATTGTCCAATGGAAGATACAAGAGCTGCCTTCACAGGGCACTGGTGAACAAGGAGAGTGTCAGAAGATCATTAGCCTTTTTCTTGTGCCCAAAACAAGACAAAGTAGTGAGACCCCCACAGGATCTTATTGACAGAGAAGAGCAAAGGAAGTACCCTGATTTCACATGGTCAGATTTGCAAGAATTCACTCAGAAACACTACAGAGCTGATGTTGCAACCCTACAAAGTTTCATTCATTACTTTCTACCCACCAAACGTTGCAACTAG